A region from the Kribbella shirazensis genome encodes:
- the ileS gene encoding isoleucine--tRNA ligase: MAAAQNFGHTSGTPWRQVPAQVDFPALEREVLTLWDEHDTFAKSLEQSAGGQPWTFYEGPPTANGMPGTHHIEARVFKDVFPRYRTMKGFWVERKAGWDCHGLPVEVAVEKELGFNGKPDIEAYGIAEFNAKCRESVLRHVDAFNELTVRMGYWVDLEHPYKTMDPEYVQSVWWSLKQVHDKGLLVEDYRITPYCPRCGTGLSDHELAQGYETVVDPSVYVRFPLTSGPLAGKASMLVWTTTPWTLVSNTAVAVHPDVQYVVATDGNESLVVAEPLLDRLGEGWTVTERYVGRDMERWDYQRPLELVPFDEPAHYVVLADYVTTEDGTGLVHQSPAFGADDLAVGRAYNLPVVNPVDTTGHFNADVPLVGGQFFKKADEDLVKDLKDRGLLFKHVPYEHPYPHCWRCHTPVMYYALPSWYIRTTQVKDALLRENEKTNWYPDSVKWGRYGDWLRNNIDWAVSRSRYWGTPLPIWRCGEDHQVCVGSLAELGELAGRDLSATDPHRPYVDDITFDCPTCGAESRRVPEVIDAWYDSGSMPFAQWGYPWVEGSKEKFEQTYPADYICEAIDQTRGWFYTLMAIGTLVFDESSYRNVVCLGHILAEDGRKMSKHLGNILEPIPLMNDHSADAVRWFMAASGSPWKARGIGPNVLNEIVRKVLLTYWNTVAFHALYARLADWSPADAPAVADRSVLDRWLVSETHRLVRDTDEAYAAFDTQRLGLLVNSFVDVLSNWYVRRSRRRFWSGDASALATLHETLDVLTRVMAPLTPFVTERVWQDVFRPVTPGLPESVHLTSFPTYDETLIDDVLAQHVSMARRVVELGRSARAEAKVKTRQPLARALVGSAAIADLSPELLREIADELNVGTVAPLSSAGADLVEFSAKGNFRELGKRFAKQTPVVAAAIAAADAGALAASLKESGTATVVVDGEDVQVSEAEVLVSERPKEGWSVVNEQGETVALDLEVTPELKQAGLAREVVRTLQEARKNAGLEVSDRIRVWLTSTDAELTDALGKHADEIAREVLAVDLAQSAPTEAPDSSAEVATGTEEDLQLTYWLTKA, from the coding sequence ATGGCGGCAGCGCAGAATTTCGGGCACACCTCCGGAACCCCCTGGCGGCAGGTTCCTGCCCAGGTCGACTTCCCCGCGCTCGAGCGGGAGGTGCTCACCCTGTGGGACGAGCACGACACCTTCGCCAAGAGCCTCGAGCAGTCCGCCGGCGGTCAGCCGTGGACGTTCTACGAGGGCCCGCCGACCGCGAACGGGATGCCCGGCACGCACCACATCGAGGCCCGCGTGTTCAAGGACGTGTTCCCGCGCTACCGGACCATGAAGGGCTTCTGGGTCGAGCGCAAGGCCGGCTGGGACTGCCACGGACTCCCGGTCGAGGTCGCGGTCGAGAAGGAGCTCGGGTTCAACGGCAAGCCCGACATCGAGGCGTACGGCATCGCCGAGTTCAACGCCAAGTGCCGCGAGTCGGTCCTGCGGCACGTGGACGCGTTCAACGAGCTCACCGTGCGGATGGGCTACTGGGTCGACCTCGAGCACCCGTACAAGACGATGGACCCGGAGTACGTCCAGTCGGTCTGGTGGTCGCTCAAGCAGGTGCACGACAAGGGCCTGCTGGTCGAGGACTACCGGATCACGCCGTACTGCCCGCGTTGTGGCACCGGTCTGTCCGACCACGAGCTCGCCCAGGGGTACGAGACGGTCGTCGATCCGTCGGTCTACGTCCGCTTCCCGCTGACGTCGGGCCCGCTGGCGGGCAAGGCGTCGATGCTGGTCTGGACGACCACGCCCTGGACCCTGGTGTCGAACACCGCCGTCGCCGTGCACCCCGACGTGCAGTACGTCGTCGCCACCGACGGCAACGAGTCACTGGTCGTGGCCGAGCCGCTGCTGGACCGGCTCGGCGAGGGCTGGACGGTGACCGAGCGGTACGTCGGCCGTGACATGGAGCGCTGGGACTACCAGCGCCCGCTCGAGCTGGTGCCGTTCGACGAGCCGGCGCACTACGTCGTACTCGCCGACTACGTGACCACCGAGGACGGCACCGGTCTGGTGCACCAGTCCCCGGCGTTCGGCGCCGACGACCTCGCGGTGGGCCGCGCGTACAACCTGCCGGTGGTCAACCCGGTGGACACCACCGGTCATTTCAACGCCGACGTACCACTGGTCGGCGGGCAGTTCTTCAAGAAGGCCGACGAGGACCTGGTGAAGGACCTGAAGGACCGCGGGCTGCTGTTCAAGCACGTGCCGTACGAGCACCCGTACCCGCACTGCTGGCGCTGCCACACGCCGGTGATGTACTACGCGCTCCCGTCCTGGTACATCCGCACGACCCAGGTCAAGGACGCGCTGCTGCGCGAGAACGAGAAGACGAACTGGTACCCGGACTCGGTCAAGTGGGGCCGGTACGGCGACTGGCTGCGCAACAACATCGACTGGGCCGTCTCCCGCTCCCGCTACTGGGGTACGCCGCTGCCGATCTGGCGCTGCGGCGAGGACCACCAGGTATGTGTCGGCTCGCTGGCCGAGCTGGGCGAGCTGGCCGGGCGCGACCTGAGCGCCACCGACCCGCACCGGCCGTACGTCGACGACATCACCTTCGACTGCCCGACCTGTGGCGCGGAGTCGCGCCGGGTGCCCGAGGTGATCGACGCCTGGTACGACTCGGGCTCGATGCCGTTCGCGCAGTGGGGCTACCCGTGGGTGGAGGGCTCGAAGGAGAAGTTCGAGCAGACCTACCCGGCGGACTACATCTGCGAGGCGATCGACCAGACGCGGGGCTGGTTCTACACGCTGATGGCGATCGGCACGCTGGTGTTCGACGAGTCGTCGTACCGCAACGTCGTCTGCCTCGGGCACATCCTCGCCGAGGACGGCCGGAAGATGTCCAAGCATCTGGGCAACATCCTGGAGCCGATCCCGCTGATGAACGACCACAGCGCGGACGCGGTGCGCTGGTTCATGGCCGCCTCCGGGTCGCCGTGGAAGGCGCGCGGCATCGGGCCGAACGTGCTGAACGAGATCGTCCGGAAGGTGCTGCTCACCTACTGGAACACGGTCGCGTTCCACGCGCTGTACGCGCGGCTCGCGGACTGGTCCCCTGCCGACGCGCCGGCCGTCGCCGACCGTTCGGTGCTGGACCGCTGGCTGGTCAGTGAGACGCACCGGCTGGTCCGCGACACCGACGAGGCGTACGCCGCGTTCGACACGCAGCGGCTCGGTCTGCTGGTCAACTCGTTCGTCGACGTGCTCTCGAACTGGTATGTCCGCCGCTCGCGCCGCCGGTTCTGGTCCGGTGACGCGAGCGCGCTGGCGACCCTGCACGAGACGCTCGACGTCCTCACCCGGGTGATGGCGCCGCTGACGCCGTTCGTCACCGAGCGGGTCTGGCAGGACGTGTTCCGCCCGGTCACGCCCGGCCTGCCCGAATCGGTCCACCTGACGAGCTTCCCGACGTACGACGAGACGCTCATCGACGACGTCCTGGCGCAGCACGTGTCGATGGCGCGGCGGGTCGTCGAGCTCGGCCGGTCGGCCCGCGCCGAGGCGAAGGTGAAGACGCGGCAGCCGCTGGCCCGGGCGCTGGTCGGGTCGGCCGCGATCGCGGACCTGTCGCCGGAGCTGCTGCGGGAGATCGCCGACGAGCTCAACGTGGGCACGGTCGCGCCGCTGTCCTCGGCGGGCGCGGACCTGGTCGAGTTCTCCGCCAAGGGCAACTTCCGCGAGCTCGGCAAGCGATTCGCCAAGCAGACCCCGGTGGTCGCCGCCGCGATCGCCGCTGCCGACGCCGGCGCACTGGCTGCCTCGCTGAAGGAGTCCGGCACGGCGACCGTCGTGGTGGACGGCGAGGACGTCCAGGTCAGCGAGGCCGAGGTGCTGGTGTCCGAGCGGCCGAAGGAAGGCTGGTCGGTGGTCAACGAGCAGGGCGAGACCGTGGCCCTCGACCTCGAGGTCACCCCCGAGCTCAAGCAGGCGGGGCTGGCCCGTGAGGTGGTCCGCACCCTGCAGGAGGCCCGGAAGAACGCCGGCCTCGAGGTCTCGGACCGGATCAGGGTCTGGCTGACCTCGACCGACGCCGAGCTGACCGATGCCCTGGGCAAGCACGCCGACGAGATCGCCCGCGAGGTGCTCGCCGTCGACCTGGCACAGTCCGCCCCGACGGAGGCACCGGACAGTTCCGCAGAGGTTGCCACCGGCACCGAAGAGGACCTGCAGCTCACCTACTGGCTGACCAAGGCCTGA
- a CDS encoding MarR family winged helix-turn-helix transcriptional regulator produces MEFDPADADLSLASLFAGWALADELQRRLAAEGFADARFADGVVFQHLVGGAVTISTLAEKLGVTQQAASKSIADLGSRGYVSRRPDPDDARARQVVLTDRGEAVISAARKHRAALDAELRQALGDEQVEQARVLLLDVVDRLGASPSLRARAVRPPR; encoded by the coding sequence ATGGAGTTCGATCCCGCTGACGCCGACCTGTCACTGGCCTCGTTGTTCGCCGGCTGGGCGCTGGCCGACGAGCTGCAGCGCCGGCTCGCGGCCGAGGGGTTCGCGGATGCCCGCTTCGCGGACGGTGTGGTGTTCCAGCATCTGGTCGGCGGCGCGGTGACGATCAGCACACTGGCGGAGAAGCTGGGCGTCACCCAGCAGGCCGCCTCGAAGTCGATCGCGGACCTCGGCAGCCGCGGCTACGTGAGCCGCCGGCCTGATCCGGACGACGCCCGCGCCCGCCAGGTCGTCCTCACCGACCGCGGTGAGGCGGTGATCAGCGCCGCGCGCAAGCACCGCGCGGCGCTGGACGCGGAGCTCCGTCAGGCGCTGGGCGACGAGCAGGTGGAGCAGGCGCGCGTTCTCCTGCTCGACGTGGTCGACCGGCTGGGCGCGAGCCCGTCCTTGCGGGCCCGCGCCGTGCGACCGCCTCGTTGA
- a CDS encoding pyridoxamine 5'-phosphate oxidase family protein gives MVVQKEFMERAHKIVWCSVATVGPDNRPRSRILHPIWELSDELTGWIVTRATPLKVRHLAYSPYLSCSYWEPGHEVAVADCAAEWVTDAATRQRVWELYRDAPPPLGYDFWSVFPAGPAPVMGPPGLDRGARGAQRPERRGKAGSSSPMTRRDGVAALNTESPSLLRLTPYRLRLTDVETLSGHKVPAVWP, from the coding sequence ATGGTTGTGCAAAAGGAGTTCATGGAGCGAGCGCACAAGATCGTCTGGTGCAGCGTGGCGACGGTCGGTCCGGACAACCGGCCGCGGAGCCGGATCCTGCACCCGATCTGGGAGCTGTCCGACGAGTTGACCGGCTGGATCGTCACGCGCGCGACACCGCTGAAGGTGCGGCACCTGGCCTACAGCCCTTACCTCAGCTGCAGCTACTGGGAGCCCGGTCACGAAGTGGCCGTCGCGGACTGCGCCGCGGAGTGGGTCACGGATGCGGCGACCCGGCAACGAGTGTGGGAGCTGTACCGCGACGCTCCCCCGCCACTCGGCTACGACTTCTGGAGCGTTTTCCCCGCTGGTCCCGCCCCGGTCATGGGGCCTCCCGGCCTGGACCGAGGAGCGCGGGGAGCGCAGCGACCGGAGCGACGAGGGAAGGCCGGGAGTTCCAGCCCCATGACCCGCCGTGACGGAGTCGCGGCACTCAACACGGAATCGCCCTCGCTGCTACGGCTGACGCCGTACCGGCTGCGGCTGACTGATGTGGAGACGCTCAGCGGCCACAAAGTTCCGGCTGTCTGGCCCTGA
- a CDS encoding DivIVA domain-containing protein, whose translation MPLTPDDVRSKQFTPVRLREGYDVTEVDSFLDEVEAELERLLAENEELRAKLAAAQRAGADQQRPVDQTAALPPVVQQPKPPVVVEKPEEKPPVVAAPGAAAAAGTVGDASSSAVRLLEMATKHSDDLVQEAKDTADKIIGEARAKAERLENEARGKADRMTGEARARAEKLDGEIAERRAQMLGTLEKQKGQLERTIDDLHAYEREYRSRLKTYFTEQLKALGNGDDTLSPRNGFRPEARAQAHGHGV comes from the coding sequence ATGCCGCTGACGCCGGATGACGTCCGCTCGAAGCAGTTCACGCCCGTCCGACTACGGGAGGGCTACGACGTCACTGAGGTCGACTCCTTCCTCGACGAGGTCGAAGCCGAGCTCGAGCGACTTCTCGCCGAGAACGAGGAGCTGCGGGCCAAGCTCGCGGCGGCCCAGCGCGCGGGTGCGGACCAGCAGCGACCGGTCGACCAGACCGCCGCGCTGCCGCCAGTCGTGCAGCAGCCGAAGCCCCCGGTCGTGGTCGAGAAGCCTGAGGAGAAGCCGCCGGTGGTGGCTGCTCCCGGTGCGGCCGCGGCGGCCGGCACCGTCGGTGACGCCTCCAGCTCGGCCGTACGGCTGCTGGAGATGGCCACCAAGCACTCCGACGACCTGGTCCAGGAGGCGAAGGACACCGCCGACAAGATCATCGGCGAGGCCCGCGCCAAGGCGGAGCGGCTGGAGAACGAGGCGCGTGGCAAGGCCGACCGGATGACCGGTGAGGCCCGTGCCCGCGCCGAGAAGCTCGACGGCGAGATCGCCGAGCGGCGCGCGCAGATGCTCGGCACCCTGGAGAAGCAGAAGGGCCAGCTCGAGCGCACGATCGACGACCTGCACGCGTACGAGCGTGAGTACCGCAGCCGCCTGAAGACGTACTTCACCGAGCAGCTCAAGGCGCTCGGGAACGGCGACGACACGCTCAGCCCGCGCAACGGCTTCCGGCCCGAGGCGCGCGCGCAGGCGCACGGTCACGGCGTCTGA
- a CDS encoding YggT family protein, translated as MDALALVLIVLYYVLLAFFLVLVARFVLSLIVMFAPQWHPKGPLLLLFELIYSITDPFLKPLRRILPPIGAGGIRIDLSMLMLFVMVSVAMAINSTALRSL; from the coding sequence ATGGATGCTCTAGCGCTCGTCCTCATCGTTCTGTACTACGTGCTGCTCGCCTTCTTCCTGGTGCTGGTGGCACGGTTCGTACTCAGCCTGATCGTCATGTTCGCGCCGCAGTGGCACCCGAAGGGCCCGCTGCTGCTGTTGTTCGAGCTGATCTACTCGATCACCGACCCGTTCCTCAAGCCGCTGCGGCGGATCCTGCCCCCGATCGGGGCCGGCGGGATACGGATCGACCTGTCGATGTTGATGCTGTTCGTCATGGTTTCGGTGGCGATGGCCATCAACTCGACGGCCCTTCGGTCGTTGTGA
- a CDS encoding cell division protein SepF, translating to MSGALRKMGVYLGLVEDGERYNARYDDYEYDEYDDADEAVDGDSHETEPVPAGRESREPREHREERPDRTDQGGGATVSKFPDRRGVAPSPEVTELARITTVHPRSYNEARVIGEHFRDGTPVIMNLTEMDHADAKRLVDFAAGLIFCCRGSIERITTKVFLVCPPNVTVAAEEKEKIAADGFYNQS from the coding sequence ATGAGCGGCGCACTGCGCAAGATGGGTGTGTACCTCGGCTTGGTCGAGGACGGGGAGCGCTACAACGCGCGGTACGACGATTACGAGTACGACGAGTACGACGACGCGGACGAAGCCGTCGACGGGGACTCCCACGAGACCGAGCCGGTACCCGCCGGCCGGGAGAGCCGCGAGCCCCGGGAGCACCGCGAGGAGCGCCCGGACCGAACGGATCAGGGCGGCGGCGCCACGGTCAGCAAGTTCCCAGACCGGCGCGGGGTCGCGCCGTCCCCGGAGGTTACCGAGTTGGCCCGCATCACCACCGTGCACCCGCGCAGCTACAACGAGGCGCGCGTCATCGGTGAGCACTTCCGCGACGGCACGCCCGTCATCATGAACCTGACCGAGATGGACCACGCCGACGCGAAGCGCCTGGTCGACTTCGCGGCCGGGCTGATCTTCTGCTGCCGGGGTTCGATCGAGCGGATCACCACCAAGGTGTTCCTGGTCTGCCCGCCGAACGTGACGGTGGCCGCGGAGGAGAAGGAAAAGATCGCCGCTGACGGGTTCTACAACCAGAGCTGA
- a CDS encoding YggS family pyridoxal phosphate-dependent enzyme has product MTSRADELRANVEQVEERIEKACQAAGRARDEVTLVAITKTFPISDVRALVDLGVTDVGENREQELKAKAPDCPELHWHFVGQLQSKKSRSVVRHASVVHSVDRPSLAEALSKAAVAEEKTVRCLIQVSLSAYGSADAATGASRGGVEPVDVPELAAAIAAADGLELGGVMAVAPLGSDPEKAFAGLRDVASRLRSDHAGADWISAGMTGDLEAAIKHGATHVRLGRALLGTRTPLG; this is encoded by the coding sequence ATGACCAGTCGCGCTGACGAACTGCGGGCCAACGTGGAGCAGGTCGAGGAACGGATCGAGAAGGCCTGTCAGGCGGCCGGGAGGGCCCGGGACGAGGTCACCCTCGTGGCGATCACCAAAACCTTCCCCATCAGCGACGTGCGGGCGCTGGTGGACCTGGGGGTGACCGACGTGGGGGAGAACCGCGAGCAGGAACTCAAGGCGAAGGCGCCCGACTGCCCGGAGCTGCACTGGCACTTCGTCGGCCAGTTGCAGTCGAAGAAGTCACGCTCGGTCGTGCGGCACGCATCGGTCGTGCACTCGGTCGATCGGCCGTCGCTGGCCGAGGCGCTGTCGAAGGCCGCGGTCGCGGAGGAGAAGACGGTGCGCTGCCTGATCCAGGTCAGCCTCTCGGCGTACGGCTCCGCGGACGCGGCGACCGGCGCGAGCCGGGGCGGTGTCGAGCCGGTCGACGTACCCGAACTCGCCGCCGCGATCGCCGCCGCGGACGGTCTCGAACTCGGCGGAGTGATGGCCGTCGCACCGCTGGGTTCGGATCCGGAGAAGGCCTTCGCGGGGCTGCGGGACGTAGCGTCGCGACTACGCTCCGATCACGCCGGGGCGGACTGGATCTCCGCCGGGATGACCGGCGATCTGGAGGCGGCGATCAAGCACGGTGCGACACACGTTCGGCTCGGGCGCGCATTACTCGGTACGCGCACTCCGCTGGGTTAG
- the pgeF gene encoding peptidoglycan editing factor PgeF has protein sequence MFGYDEVLSAARVAFTDRYGGASQPPYGELNLGSASGPDAEGVIANFRLIASEFGVPADHVVRVSQVHGRDVYVVREDDDLPLEPMPRADGLVTTRSDVVLAVRAADCLPVLLSGDGVIGAAHSGRKGMYAGIVPATVDAMRELGASRITAVLGPYACGNCYEVPEEMRTEVAERVPASYSETSWGTPALDVAAGVKAQLAELDVEVVDATACTIESGDLYSYRREGPESGRMAGLIKRVVA, from the coding sequence GTGTTCGGCTACGACGAGGTACTTTCCGCCGCCCGGGTCGCCTTCACCGATCGGTACGGCGGCGCCAGCCAACCGCCGTACGGCGAACTGAATCTCGGCAGTGCGTCGGGTCCGGACGCCGAGGGTGTGATCGCGAACTTCCGGCTGATCGCGTCGGAGTTCGGTGTACCGGCCGACCACGTGGTGCGGGTCAGCCAGGTGCACGGCCGGGACGTGTACGTCGTCCGCGAGGACGACGACCTGCCGCTCGAGCCGATGCCGCGAGCCGACGGTCTGGTCACGACACGGTCCGACGTCGTCCTCGCCGTCCGCGCCGCGGACTGCCTGCCGGTGCTGCTGTCCGGTGACGGCGTGATCGGCGCGGCGCACTCCGGCCGCAAGGGCATGTACGCCGGCATCGTCCCGGCGACCGTCGACGCGATGCGCGAACTCGGTGCGTCGCGGATCACCGCGGTCCTCGGACCGTACGCGTGCGGCAACTGCTACGAGGTCCCCGAGGAGATGCGCACCGAGGTCGCCGAGCGGGTGCCGGCGTCGTACTCCGAGACGAGCTGGGGGACTCCCGCGCTCGACGTCGCCGCAGGTGTGAAGGCGCAACTGGCCGAGCTCGATGTCGAGGTCGTCGACGCGACCGCGTGCACGATCGAATCCGGCGACTTGTACTCGTACCGTCGCGAAGGCCCCGAGAGCGGCCGGATGGCCGGACTGATCAAGCGGGTCGTGGCATGA
- a CDS encoding cell division protein FtsQ/DivIB, whose amino-acid sequence MSQSVDLARAQQRFARRQRLVRWRSWLPWTVGGGLVVLAGLIVWLFYFSSAFAVSGVRISGADTVPVATIEQTAAVPTGTPLAKVGLRSIADRVRTIPAVADAQVTRAWPRKIVIVVTERVPVVVVTDGSRYELVDATGTAYRTVPDRPAGLPEAKVTGVRRDVTVHSVVTVSAALPDTLRAQVGSISAASPDSITLNLSSGVKVVWGSSDDSARKAEVLSVLMKRQAKVYDVSAPDLPVTKGEKR is encoded by the coding sequence ATGAGCCAGAGCGTCGATCTGGCTCGGGCACAGCAGCGGTTCGCGCGCCGGCAACGGCTGGTGCGGTGGCGGAGCTGGCTGCCCTGGACCGTCGGCGGCGGACTGGTCGTGCTGGCCGGGCTGATCGTCTGGTTGTTCTACTTCTCCTCCGCCTTCGCGGTGTCCGGGGTCCGGATCAGCGGTGCGGACACGGTGCCGGTGGCAACGATCGAGCAGACCGCCGCGGTGCCGACGGGTACGCCGTTGGCGAAGGTCGGACTGCGGTCGATCGCGGACCGGGTGCGGACGATCCCGGCGGTCGCGGACGCGCAGGTGACCCGGGCGTGGCCGCGCAAGATCGTGATCGTCGTCACCGAACGGGTCCCGGTCGTGGTGGTCACCGACGGCTCGCGGTACGAGCTGGTGGACGCCACCGGTACGGCGTACCGCACGGTCCCGGACCGGCCGGCCGGACTGCCGGAGGCGAAGGTGACCGGGGTCCGGCGCGACGTCACGGTCCACTCCGTGGTGACGGTGTCGGCGGCGCTCCCGGACACGTTGCGGGCACAGGTGGGATCGATCTCGGCAGCGTCGCCGGACTCGATCACCCTGAACCTGAGCTCCGGCGTGAAGGTCGTTTGGGGCAGTTCCGATGACAGTGCGCGCAAGGCCGAGGTACTGAGCGTGCTGATGAAGCGGCAGGCGAAGGTGTACGACGTCTCCGCGCCCGATCTCCCTGTCACCAAAGGGGAAAAGCGGTGA
- the murC gene encoding UDP-N-acetylmuramate--L-alanine ligase, translating to MIVTAPDTLLPAEKLGRVHFVGIGGAGMSGIARIMASRGIEVSGSDAKDGKVLAALRALGATCWVGHAAEHVKDADTVVVSTAIRETNPEVVAAREAGIPILPRAAALAAVMVGRRTLAVAGTHGKTTTTSMLTVALQHCAADPSYAIGGNLNESGSNAHDGTGDLFVAEADESDKSFLTYSPEVSIVTSVEPDHLDNYGDEASYRKAFEEFCGRVLPDGFMVICHDDAGARQLASYARDRGIDVRTYGESGDADLHVTDITATGATQTFAPVYRGRKLPVVRLQQAGKHNALNASAALTVGLGLGFSAADLAEGLASFTGTGRRFEFKGLEDGVRVFDSYAHHPTELAVDLTAARQVAGEGRVIACFQPHLFSRTRIFATEFSEALALADEVVVMDVFAAREDPEPGVTGALIANHVPLKPEQVRFEPSWSAVPQLVVDLAEPGDLVVTLGAGDVTLIGPEVVGLLAERAAIRESAQDAAAPVVK from the coding sequence GTGATCGTCACCGCTCCTGACACGCTGCTACCGGCCGAGAAGCTGGGCAGGGTGCACTTCGTAGGTATCGGCGGCGCCGGCATGTCCGGGATCGCCCGGATCATGGCGTCGCGGGGGATCGAGGTGTCCGGCTCGGACGCCAAGGACGGCAAGGTACTGGCCGCGCTCCGGGCGCTCGGCGCCACCTGCTGGGTCGGTCACGCGGCCGAGCACGTGAAGGACGCCGACACCGTGGTGGTGTCGACGGCGATCCGCGAGACCAACCCCGAGGTGGTCGCCGCCCGCGAGGCCGGGATCCCGATCCTGCCGCGGGCCGCCGCGCTCGCGGCGGTGATGGTCGGCCGCCGGACGCTCGCCGTCGCCGGTACGCACGGCAAGACGACCACCACGTCGATGCTCACGGTCGCGCTGCAGCACTGCGCCGCGGACCCGTCGTACGCGATCGGCGGCAACCTCAACGAGTCGGGGTCGAACGCCCACGACGGCACCGGCGACCTGTTCGTCGCCGAGGCGGACGAGTCGGACAAGTCGTTCCTGACCTACTCGCCCGAGGTGTCGATCGTCACGTCGGTCGAGCCGGACCACCTGGACAACTACGGCGACGAGGCCAGCTACCGCAAGGCGTTCGAGGAGTTCTGCGGACGCGTGCTGCCCGACGGGTTCATGGTGATCTGCCACGACGACGCCGGCGCCCGGCAACTCGCGTCGTACGCGCGCGACCGCGGCATCGACGTCCGGACGTACGGCGAGTCCGGCGACGCGGACCTGCACGTCACCGACATCACGGCGACCGGGGCGACGCAGACGTTCGCGCCGGTGTACCGCGGCCGGAAGCTGCCGGTCGTGCGCCTGCAGCAGGCCGGCAAGCACAACGCGCTGAACGCGTCCGCGGCGCTGACCGTCGGGCTCGGGCTCGGGTTCTCCGCGGCGGATCTGGCCGAGGGGCTGGCGTCGTTCACCGGGACCGGGCGGCGGTTCGAGTTCAAGGGGCTCGAGGACGGTGTGCGGGTGTTCGACTCGTACGCGCACCACCCGACCGAGCTGGCCGTCGACCTGACCGCGGCCCGGCAGGTGGCGGGGGAGGGCCGCGTGATCGCGTGCTTCCAGCCGCACCTGTTCAGCCGGACGCGGATCTTCGCGACCGAGTTCTCCGAGGCGCTCGCGCTGGCCGACGAGGTCGTGGTGATGGACGTCTTCGCGGCCCGCGAGGACCCGGAGCCCGGTGTCACCGGCGCCCTGATCGCGAACCACGTGCCGCTGAAGCCGGAGCAGGTGCGGTTCGAGCCGTCGTGGTCCGCCGTACCGCAGCTGGTCGTGGACCTGGCCGAGCCGGGTGACCTGGTCGTCACACTCGGCGCGGGCGACGTGACGCTGATCGGCCCGGAAGTCGTTGGTTTGCTGGCCGAACGCGCCGCCATCCGCGAGTCTGCGCAAGACGCCGCCGCCCCTGTGGTGAAGTAA
- the murG gene encoding undecaprenyldiphospho-muramoylpentapeptide beta-N-acetylglucosaminyltransferase produces MPSIVLAGGGSAGHTSPLIATADALRRLDPTVEILALGTERGLETRVVPEAGYRLELIPPVPLPRKPTPALLAVPGKMLASVSAARRILDEAKADVLVGFGGYVSTPAYVAAWRRKTPIVVHEGNAVPGIANKFAARYCTQHVKTSFPGTELPHAEYVGLPIRRAIATLDRAALRAEARRFFGLDPDAPTLFVTGGSQGAQRINEAVSGAAADLQAAGIQVLHAIGPKNTLDVPRTGPLPYVVLNYVDRMDLAYAAADLVVCRSGANTVTEVSGVGLPAIYVPLPIGNGEQRLNAKPVVDAGGGVLIDNAELTVDWVRANVPQLLLDRGRLTAMSTAAQGVIRTDADDRLARIILDVVGSAS; encoded by the coding sequence TTGCCCAGCATCGTCCTGGCCGGTGGCGGTAGCGCCGGTCACACCTCACCCCTGATCGCCACGGCGGACGCCCTGCGCCGGCTCGACCCGACGGTCGAGATCCTCGCCCTCGGGACCGAGCGCGGCCTCGAGACCCGCGTCGTCCCGGAAGCCGGCTACCGGCTCGAGCTCATCCCGCCGGTGCCGCTGCCGCGCAAGCCCACGCCCGCGCTGCTCGCCGTACCGGGCAAGATGCTCGCCTCGGTCAGCGCCGCCCGCCGCATCCTCGACGAGGCGAAGGCCGACGTGCTGGTCGGCTTCGGCGGGTACGTGTCCACCCCGGCGTACGTCGCCGCCTGGCGGCGGAAGACCCCGATCGTCGTGCACGAGGGCAACGCCGTGCCGGGGATCGCGAACAAGTTCGCGGCCCGTTACTGCACGCAGCACGTGAAGACGTCGTTCCCGGGCACCGAGCTGCCGCACGCCGAGTACGTCGGCCTGCCGATCCGGCGCGCGATCGCGACGCTGGACCGGGCCGCGCTGCGCGCCGAGGCCCGGCGGTTCTTCGGCCTCGACCCGGACGCCCCGACGCTGTTCGTCACCGGCGGCTCACAGGGCGCGCAGCGGATCAACGAGGCGGTCTCCGGTGCGGCCGCCGACCTGCAGGCGGCCGGCATCCAGGTCCTGCACGCGATCGGCCCGAAGAACACCCTCGACGTACCGCGGACCGGCCCGCTGCCGTACGTCGTCCTGAACTACGTCGACCGGATGGACCTCGCGTACGCCGCCGCGGACCTGGTGGTGTGCCGCTCGGGCGCGAACACCGTCACCGAGGTGTCCGGCGTCGGCCTGCCCGCGATCTACGTTCCGCTGCCGATCGGTAACGGCGAGCAGCGGCTGAACGCGAAGCCGGTCGTCGACGCCGGCGGCGGGGTACTGATCGACAACGCCGAGCTGACCGTCGACTGGGTACGGGCGAACGTGCCGCAACTTCTGCTCGACCGCGGGCGTCTGACAGCCATGTCCACTGCTGCCCAGGGCGTCATCCGGACCGACGCCGACGACCGATTGGCGCGGATCATCCTCGATGTGGTGGGGTCTGCTTCGTGA